In Hippoglossus stenolepis isolate QCI-W04-F060 chromosome 21, HSTE1.2, whole genome shotgun sequence, one DNA window encodes the following:
- the LOC118100626 gene encoding monocarboxylate transporter 7, whose translation MVLCGTKVPRFLGPNVYPEAPDGGWGWMVAVAFFVVEVFTYGTIKSFGIFLQDLMEEFGETNSRVSWIVSICVFVMAFNGPLSSVLTSRLGFQPVVMIGGLLISVGTIATSFTSSINQMYLTYGLVAGLGYCLTFLPTVTILSQYFSRRRSLVTAVASTGESLSMFALAPAFSALRDQIGWRHTMVVIGAMQSSIIICGVLLRPIIIQPGVSHKKETDGAAPKELEVLSVQETAEGTNPEDSITNKISHATSASYSLDKKLTGGSVSTGDSGVHCFDSLFGGDNVSAEEKTLLNKDAGSDTEKENVENSEAGIKEAEEEKDYRDPEKQRMKDEEDESGGEKPPPKNSKLIDFSILRECNFILYCLFGLFATLGFFAPQLYIIELSVSRGVERDRAAYMLSTMAVAEILGRFAIGWILTREQFKKRKLLVLLLCVIIMTADLVGFTLVTEFYGLAVCCALYGFFMGTLACTHIPILAEDDVVGIERMSSAAGVYVFIQSFAGLAGPPLGGVLVDVTDNYGSAFYSCAAGMALSSVFLGLVKPAKRGFLCRKRTSKQLEDACAREEESGEQSEEHKRDRTDSPQDCSEAGANPDHKGATGDVQEVIQFA comes from the exons aTGGTACTGTGTGGCACCAAGGTGCCGCGCTTCTTGGGGCCCAACGTGTACCCAGAGGCTCCCGATGGAGGCTGGGGATGGATGGTGGCTGTGGCCTTCTTCGTGGTGGAGGTTTTCACCTACGGTACCATCAAGAGCTTCGGCATCTTCCTCCAGGACCTGATGGAGGAGTTCGGGGAGACCAACAGTCGAGTCTCCTGGATTGTCTCCATCTGCGTCTTTGTCATGGCCTTCAACG gtcctctctcctctgtgttgacGAGCCGCTTAGGCTTCCAACCCGTCGTCATGATTGGAGGATTGCTCATTTCCGTGGGTACCATTGCCACCAGCTTCACCAGCTCCATCAACCAAATGTACCTGACCTATGGTTTAGTTGCAG GTCTGGGCTACTGTCTGACCTTCTTGCCCACTGTGACCATCCTTTCCCAGTACTTCTCACGTCGACggtctctggtcacagctgtaGCGTCCACAGGAGAGTCCCTGTCCATGTTTGCCCTGGCGCCAG CCTTTTCTGCACTGAGGGACCAAATTGGCTGGCGTCACACCATGGTAGTGATCGGAGCGATGCAAAGCAGCATCATTATCTGCGGTGTTTTGCTTCGGCCAATCATTATTCAGCCCGGAGTATCACACAAGAAAGAGACTGACGGAGCAGCCCCAAAGGAACTGGAAGTCCTCAGCGTACAGGAGACCGCGGAGGGCACAAACCCAGAGGACTCTATAACAAACAAGATCTCACATGCAACAAGTGCTTCATACAGTCTGGACAAGAAGTTGACAGGGGGCTCCGTAAGCACCGGAGACTCCGGTGTACATTGTTTTGATTCTCTATTTGGTGGAGATAACGTCAGCGCAGAGGAGAAGACTTTACTGAACAAAGACGCAGGGTCAGACACAGAGAAGGAAAATGTGGAGAACAGTGAAGCGGGGATTAaagaagctgaggaggagaaagactaCAGAGATCCTGAGAAACAAAGGAtgaaagatgaggaagatgaatcAGGAGGAGAAAAGCCACCTCCAAAGAATTCAAAACTTATAGATTTCTCCATCCTCAGAGAGTGCAACTTCATTCTCTACTGTCTGTTCGGGCTGTTTGCGACGCTGGGCTTCTTCGCCCCTCAGCTCTACATCATCGAGCTGAGCGTGAGTCGGGGCGTGGAGCGGGACCGCGCCGCCTACATGCTCTCCACCATGGCTGTGGCTGAAATCTTGGGCCGATTCGCCATTGGGTGGATCCTGACGCGAGAGCAGTTCAAGAAGAGGAAGCTGCTTGTTCTTTTGCTGTGTGTCATTATAATGACAGCAGATCTGGTGGGATTTACTTTGGTCACGGAGTTCTACGGGCTGGCTGTGTGCTGTGCTTTGTACGGTTTCTTTATGGGGACGCTAGCTTGCACCCACATCCCCATACTGGCTGAGGATGATGTCGTCGGCATAGAGAGGATGTCTTCGGCTGCCGGTGTCTACGTGTTCATACAAAGCTTCGCCGGGCTCGCGGGACCCCCACTTGGAG GTGTGCTGGTGGATGTGACTGACAACTACGGCTCGGCCTTCTACTCGTGTGCAGCCGGCATGGCGCTGAGTTCCGTGTTCCTCGGTTTGGTAAAACCTGCTAAGAGAGGATTCCTCTGTAGGAAGAGGACCTCAAAACAGCTTGAAGACGCATGTGCACGTGAAGAGGAGTCAGGGGAACAGAGCGAAGAGCATAAACGGGACAGAACTGACAGCCCTCAGGACTGCTCTGAAGCGGGGGCCAACCCTGACCACAAGGGGGCCACAGGAGACGTCCAGGAGGTTATACAATTTGCTTGA
- the LOC118100631 gene encoding archaemetzincin-2 has protein sequence MKVIQHSAETLQTALVSDRQDLAKLYRKYTNEERCLLEEGFHQGQPGSLFHPITVHSDSDWIPAHPEEPQDFESFYRDPFRKTPAASHNTVYIQTIGSFGEAGVQTDQYVEWLRQYCQAFFYGLSVKLLPAVTVAETGCSFRVNSNSHNLQILTGDLLRFLGNRKPKDAFCIVGITMIDLYPKDSWNFVFGQASLSMGMGVFSFARYDDNFYSRNYAGRLKKLLEPKQGDYSVFDGYYTPPISSTLLLRSCKTMTHEIGHMFGIRHCQWLSCVMQGSNHLEESDRRPLDFCPICLRKLQVSVGFKIAERYKALLHWMEEDQRSISRPDEASVSQSALSCPKPTEAFHASTLWLHRCLDVLEKT, from the exons ATGAAGGTGATCCAGCACTCTGCAGAGACACTGCAAACAGCTTTGGTCTCTGATCGTCAGGACTTGGCCAAACTTTACAGGAAGTACACAAATGAAGAAAGGTGTCTTCTGGAGGAGGGATTCCACCAGGGGCAGCCGGGTTCCCTCTTCCATCCCATCACAGTGCATTCTGACTCCGACTGGATCCCCGCTCACCCTGAGGAGCCTCAGGACTTTGAAAGCTTCTACAGAGATCCCTTCAGGAAGACCCCCGCTGCGAGCCACAACACTGTTTATATTCAAACCATCG GTTCCTTTGGGGAGGCGGGGGTCCAGACAGACCAGTATGTGGAGTGGCTCAGACAATACTGCCAGGCCTTCTTCTATGGGCTTTCTGTCAAGTTGCTGCCTGCAGTTACTGTGGCTGAAACGGGATGCTCTTTCCGTGTTAACAGCAACTCACACAACCTTCAGATCCTCACTG GTGATCTTCTACGATTTCTGGGCAACAGGAAGCCAAAAGATGCTTTTTGTATTGTCGGAATCACAATGATTGACCTGTACCCCAAAGACTCCTGGAACTTTGTCTTTGGACAGGCGTCTCTCAGTATGG GAATGGGTGTTTTCAGCTTCGCCAGGTATGACGACAACTTCTACAGCAGAAACTATGCAGGTCGACTGAAAAAACTTCTGGAGCCAAAGCAGGGGGACTACTCTGTGTTTGACGGATATTACACTCCCCCCATCTCCAGCACTCTGCTGCTTCGTTCCTGCAAG ACAATGACACACGAGATCGGCCACATGTTTGGAATAAGGCATTGCCAGTGGTTGAGCTGCGTCATGCAGGGCTCGAACCATCTAGAGGAGTCGGATCGCAGGCCTCTGGATTTCTGTCCCATCTGCCTTCGCAAGCTGCAGGTTTCAGTCGGCTTCAAAATAGCTGAAAGATACAAG GCCTTACTGCACTGGATGGAGGAGGATCAGAGATCAATATCCAGACCAGATGAggcctctgtctctcagtctgcaCTCTCCTGTCCCAAACCCACTGAAGCCTTTCATGCTTCTACACTTTGGCTCCACAGATGCCTGGACGTACTGGAAAAAACATGA
- the arsg gene encoding arylsulfatase G isoform X2, whose product MAESLAPFLLTGMLLCGLLLHAVSLHGARVDNPSERPNFIIIVADDIGWGDLDANQPEARANNTPYLNLMAEQGLKLTDFHSPASTCSPSRAAILTGRYGLRNGVTHNFAVGSVAGLPLTEVTLPQLLQGAGYYTSMIGKWHLGHNGPYGPTHRGFDSYLGIPYSNDMGCTDIPGYNLPQCPPCDTSGPQVLRERRQPYLLYMALAHMHVPLAPPLPPDTTTTANHPNDCTVYSASLREMDSLVGAVKSTSDDTDKNNTLIWFTGDNGPWEQKCQYAGSVGPFIGKWQTSRGGGSAKRTTWEGGHRVPTVAYWPGKIPANTTSSALLSGMDIFPTLLSLAGVKPPADRPYDGIDATNILLQGEHRGHEFLFHPNSGAAGRFGDLQTVRSGKHKAFYITGAAEACGGATGSQQLHDPPLIFDLERDKAEETPLDAGTPEYRAAAERIACGREELLWDIATDESVSAADYSTDKSAAPCCDPGRAVCRCHPPGQGRELAHRKRSTQM is encoded by the exons ATGGCAGAGTCTTTGGCCCCGTTTCTTCTGACTGGGATGCTGCTGTGTGGGCTGCTGCTCCACGCGGTGTCCCTACATGGAGCCAGGGTCGATAATCCCAGCGAGAGGCCCAATTTCATCATCATAGTTGCAGATGATATCGGCTGGGGTGACCTGGATGCTAACCAGCCTGAAGCGAGGGCAAACAACACGCCTTACCTCAACCTGATGGCAGAGCAAGGACTAAA atTAACAGACTTCCATTCCCCGGCCTCTACCTGCTCCCCATCCCGTGCCGCCATCCTGACAGGCCGCTACGGCCTAAGAAACGGAGTGACGCACAACTTCGCCGTGGGCTCTGTGGCCGGTCTTCCCCTCACTGAAGTCACGTTGCcccagctgctgcagggagcGGGATATTACACCAGCATGATCGGGAAATGGCATCTTGGCCACAACGGACCATACGGTCCAACTCACAGAG GTTTTGACTCCTACTTAGGTATTCCATACAGTAATGACATGGGCTGCACTGACATACCAGGATATAACCTGCCCCAGTGCCCCCCCTGTGACACATCTGGACCTCAAGTGCTCAG GGAGCGACGGCAGCCCTATCTGCTATACATGGCTTTGGCTCACATGCACGTTCCGCTGGCTCCTCCACTCCCTCcggacaccaccaccaccgctaACCACCCGAATGACTGCACAGTGTACAGTGCCAGTCTGCGGGAGATGGACAGCCTGGTGGGGGCAGTAAAGAGCACTTCTGATGACACAGACAAGAACAACACGCTCATCTGGTTCACTG gTGACAATGGTCCTTGGGAACAGAAGTGCCAGTACGCAGGAAGTGTGGGACCTTTCATAGGGAAGTGGCAGACCAGCAGAG GTGGGGGCTCGGCTAAGCGGACCACCTGGGAGGGAGGTCACAGGGTGCCGACAGTGGCCTATTGGCCTGGAAAGATCCCTGCAAACACCACCAGCTCTGCCCTGCTCAG TGGGATGGACATCTTCCCAACTCTTCTGTCTCTGGCAGGGGTAAAACCTCCCGCAGACAGACCTTACGATGGCATCGATGCAACAAATATCCTCCTGCAAGGTGAACACAGAGGTCATGAG TTTCTTTTCCACCCTAACAGTGGCGCTGCGGGGAGGTTTGGTGACCTGCAGACGGTTCGATCAGGGAAACACAAAGCGTTCTACATCACAG GTGCAGCTGAGGCATGTGGGGGTGCAACAGGGAGCCAGCAGCTCCATGACCCACCATTGATATTTGACCTAGAGCGTGACAAGGCTGAGGAAACACCCCTGGACGCCGGGACACCTGAATACCGGGCGGCAGCAGAGAGGATCGCATGTGGGAGGGAGGAGCTGTTGTGGGACATAGCCACCGACGAGTCTGTTTCTGCAGCCGACTACAGCACTGACAAATCAGCAGCACCCTGCTGTGACCCGGGTCGGGCTGTCTGCCGCTGCCACCCGCCTGGCCAAGGACGGGAACTCGCTCACAGAAAGAGAAGCACACAGATGTGA
- the ndufaf8 gene encoding NADH dehydrogenase [ubiquinone] 1 alpha subcomplex assembly factor 8 gives MSGSNVWSRSREKLRAFPELFAQCSSEAAVYGKCVAATTTGRQELKRDLCAKEFEALKTCFTNAAKKRAK, from the exons ATGTCCGGGTCAAACGTGTGGAGTCGCAGCAGAGAGAAACTCCGAGCTTTCCCTGAGCTGTTCGCTCAGTGTTCATCAGAG GCAGCAGTGTATGGGAAGTGTGTGGCAGCTACCACGACAGGCAGGCAGGAGTTGAAGAGGGACCTGTGTGCCAAGGAATTTGAAGCACTGAAGACCTGCTTTACAAACGCA GCCAAGAAAAGAGCCAAATAA
- the si:dkey-21c1.1 gene encoding protein FAM104A, translating to MLTDNRKRHRSCNSEEDQQLSSQAKRSGGGPSLLVSDLDSESSSSDSSNGISSPERAIVVTTRPCIHSQNNCIAQHALSPKPEDSASSMQHGFHGNGSSISYDHINRVLREAHFSSLQTRERPGST from the exons ATGCTGACTGACAACAG GAAACGACACCGTAGCTGCAACAGCGAGGAGGACCAGCAGCTCAGCTCTCAGGCCAAGAGGTCAGGAGGGGGACCCAGCCTGCTTGTGTCAGATTTGGACTCAGAG TCTTCCAGCAGTGACAGCAGTAACGGGATCAGTAGTCCAGAGAGAGCAATAGTGGTCACTACCAGGCCGTGCATACACAGCCAGAACAACTGCATCGCCCAGCACGCCCTCAGCCCAAAGCCTGAAGACTCTGCCAGCTCCATGCAGCACGGTTTCCACGGCAACGGCAGCAGTATCTCTTACGACCACATCAACAGAGTCCTGAGGGAGGCGCACTTCAGCAGTCTACAGACCAGAGAGCGCCCGGGCTCGACATGA
- the tepsin gene encoding AP-4 complex accessory subunit tepsin isoform X1, whose product MATFMERFAFLQKVPTLMKATADDENPCPGYLFQEIGKISHESSGCGQCLLEYLLERLQAESCHVKLKVLKIFVHLCSHGSNHFLTELRRNSTFIQQASVYSGPPDPIHGTALYQKVRNTAQEVARLLFTDAMLNKSSVSPLNLGSTTMGMGSDHRSGMQGFGYSPGKQGTGSDSLLDKIQKAAEVVASAVLPPTEHQGIRLQDNHYRAVVAPSAPIEVAVPACAYNLPAHKPKAVTQRCPGKVGGGWEETDSGNSSSHNSSQDIAANSRASVGSKSAGTGSQSGASRESSGDLSERVDALQLGDCGQEVALISRLTEGSRVFLSREENQHFIKECSILNCEVVVELLSSKLQDPSNTVKMRALCAIACLMTSDLLSLEQMFGATQRRLRQLSEGPPGPVSNKATKILRQFEALTGGSLNTPKQDTANGSHQATSNQPHTSSYSDPLLPSCSADSTNLNHHQPDVAPIDATQLPDHPSSPSSLTLAQKHSADLMNDDDEVKLSSIQPEPIRTADVALAVGDPELTRDRGSSPLCEPQGEQLCLSRVSLFSGMELVTRGRPLCEREREASQTDTDRKEDGLKQNAAVYRSDDAEHSTHPVTSKNSKSSPSFCNSAASDSSQPVSAFSFLKF is encoded by the exons ATGGCAACGTTCATGGAGCGGTTCGCTTTCCTCCAGAAA GTGCCCACCCTGATGAAGGCTACAGCAGATGATGAAAACCCCTGTCCTGGCTACTTGTTCCAGGAGATTGGAA AAATCTCCCATGAATCTTCAGGTTGTGGTCAGTGTTTGTTGGAGTACCTTTTGGAGAGGCTGCAAGCTGAGTCCTGTCACGTCAAATTAAAG GTGCTGAAGATCTTTGTCCATCTCTGCAGCCATGGTTCAAACCATTTCCTCACAGAACTTAGAAGGAACTCCACCTTCATCCAGCAAGCGTCAG TTTATAGTGGCCCACCTGATCCCATTCATGGCACAGCATTGTACCAGAAAGTGAGGAATACAGCACAG gAAGTGGCCAGGTTGCTTTTCACAGATGCAATGTTAAACAAGAGCAGCGTCTCTCCACTCAACCTAGGCTCCACAACGATGG GTATGGGCTCTGACCACAGGTCAGGAATGCAGGGCTTTGGTTACAGTCCAGGGAAGCAGGGGACAG GCAGTGACTCACTATTGGATAAGATCCAGAAAGCTGCAGAGGTAGTGGCCAGTGCTGTCCTTCCACCGACTGAACACCAGGGCATCCGTCTCCAAGACAACCATTATAGGGCCGTAGTGGCGCCGTCTGCACCCATAGAGGTTGCAGTGCCTGCATGTGCCTATAACCTGCCTGCTCACAAACCGAAAG CAGTGACCCAGCGGTGCCCGGGGAAGGTAGGAGGCGGCTGGGAAGAGACCGACAGCGGCAACAGCTCCTCTCACAACTCCTCTCAGGACATCGCAGCCAACAGCAGGGCCTCAGTGGGCAGCAAGTCAGCGGGGACCGGGAGCCAATCGGGGGCCAGTAGAGAGAGCAGTGGGGACCTATCAGAACG GGTTGATGCTTTGCAGTTGGGGGACTGTGGCCAGGAGGTGGCCCTCATCAGCAGGCTGACTGAAGGATCCAGAGTGTTCCTGTCCAGAGAGGAGAACCAGCACTTCATCAAAGA ATGCTCCATTCTTAACTGTGAGGTTGTGGTGGAGTTGCTCTCAAGCAAACTTCAAGATCCCTCAAACACTGTTAAGATG AGGGCTCTGTGTGCTATCGCATGCctcatgacctctgacctcctctctctggagcAAATGTTTGGAGCCACACAAAGGAGACTTCGCCAGCTGAGTGAGGGGCCCCCAGGGCCTGTGTCAAACAAAGCCACCAAG ATTTTGCGACAGTTTGAAGCTCTGACAGGTGGATCTTTGAACACTCCCAAGCAGGATACAGCAAACGGCAGCCACCAGGCTACAAGTAATCAGCCTCACACATCTTCATACTCAGACCCTTTACTACCGTCTTGCTCTGCTGACAGCACCAACCTCAACCATCATCAGCCTGACGTCGCACCCATAGATGCCACTCAGCTACCAGATCACCCATCTTCCCCTTCTAGTCTGACTTTGGCACAGAAACACTCAGCAGACCTGATGAATGACGATGATGAGGTGAAACTTTCTTCCATTCAGCCAGAGCCTATCAGGACTGCTGACGTTGCACTGGCTGTTGGTGATCCAGAGCTTACCAGAGACAGAGgttcctcccctctctgtgAGCCGCAGGGCGAGCAGCTCTGTCTAAGCAGAGTGTCTCTGTTCAGTGGAATGGAGCTGGTGACCAGGGGGAGGCCGCTGTgcgagagggaaagagaagcgTCCCAGACTGACACGGACAGAAAGGAGGATGGCTTAAAGCAGAATGCAGCTGTGTATAGGTCTGACGATGCAGAACATTcaactcatcctgtcaccagtAAAAACAGCAAGAGTTCTCCTTCATTTTGCAACTCGGCTGCATCCGATAGCAGCCAGCCAGTATCTGCCTTCTCATTTCTCAAATTTTGA
- the tepsin gene encoding AP-4 complex accessory subunit tepsin isoform X2: MATFMERFAFLQKVPTLMKATADDENPCPGYLFQEIGKISHESSGCGQCLLEYLLERLQAESCHVKLKVLKIFVHLCSHGSNHFLTELRRNSTFIQQASVYSGPPDPIHGTALYQKVRNTAQEVARLLFTDAMLNKSSVSPLNLGSTTMGMGSDHRSGMQGFGYSPGKQGTGSDSLLDKIQKAAEVVASAVLPPTEHQGIRLQDNHYRAVVAPSAPIEVAVPACAYNLPAHKPKVTQRCPGKVGGGWEETDSGNSSSHNSSQDIAANSRASVGSKSAGTGSQSGASRESSGDLSERVDALQLGDCGQEVALISRLTEGSRVFLSREENQHFIKECSILNCEVVVELLSSKLQDPSNTVKMRALCAIACLMTSDLLSLEQMFGATQRRLRQLSEGPPGPVSNKATKILRQFEALTGGSLNTPKQDTANGSHQATSNQPHTSSYSDPLLPSCSADSTNLNHHQPDVAPIDATQLPDHPSSPSSLTLAQKHSADLMNDDDEVKLSSIQPEPIRTADVALAVGDPELTRDRGSSPLCEPQGEQLCLSRVSLFSGMELVTRGRPLCEREREASQTDTDRKEDGLKQNAAVYRSDDAEHSTHPVTSKNSKSSPSFCNSAASDSSQPVSAFSFLKF, from the exons ATGGCAACGTTCATGGAGCGGTTCGCTTTCCTCCAGAAA GTGCCCACCCTGATGAAGGCTACAGCAGATGATGAAAACCCCTGTCCTGGCTACTTGTTCCAGGAGATTGGAA AAATCTCCCATGAATCTTCAGGTTGTGGTCAGTGTTTGTTGGAGTACCTTTTGGAGAGGCTGCAAGCTGAGTCCTGTCACGTCAAATTAAAG GTGCTGAAGATCTTTGTCCATCTCTGCAGCCATGGTTCAAACCATTTCCTCACAGAACTTAGAAGGAACTCCACCTTCATCCAGCAAGCGTCAG TTTATAGTGGCCCACCTGATCCCATTCATGGCACAGCATTGTACCAGAAAGTGAGGAATACAGCACAG gAAGTGGCCAGGTTGCTTTTCACAGATGCAATGTTAAACAAGAGCAGCGTCTCTCCACTCAACCTAGGCTCCACAACGATGG GTATGGGCTCTGACCACAGGTCAGGAATGCAGGGCTTTGGTTACAGTCCAGGGAAGCAGGGGACAG GCAGTGACTCACTATTGGATAAGATCCAGAAAGCTGCAGAGGTAGTGGCCAGTGCTGTCCTTCCACCGACTGAACACCAGGGCATCCGTCTCCAAGACAACCATTATAGGGCCGTAGTGGCGCCGTCTGCACCCATAGAGGTTGCAGTGCCTGCATGTGCCTATAACCTGCCTGCTCACAAACCGAAAG TGACCCAGCGGTGCCCGGGGAAGGTAGGAGGCGGCTGGGAAGAGACCGACAGCGGCAACAGCTCCTCTCACAACTCCTCTCAGGACATCGCAGCCAACAGCAGGGCCTCAGTGGGCAGCAAGTCAGCGGGGACCGGGAGCCAATCGGGGGCCAGTAGAGAGAGCAGTGGGGACCTATCAGAACG GGTTGATGCTTTGCAGTTGGGGGACTGTGGCCAGGAGGTGGCCCTCATCAGCAGGCTGACTGAAGGATCCAGAGTGTTCCTGTCCAGAGAGGAGAACCAGCACTTCATCAAAGA ATGCTCCATTCTTAACTGTGAGGTTGTGGTGGAGTTGCTCTCAAGCAAACTTCAAGATCCCTCAAACACTGTTAAGATG AGGGCTCTGTGTGCTATCGCATGCctcatgacctctgacctcctctctctggagcAAATGTTTGGAGCCACACAAAGGAGACTTCGCCAGCTGAGTGAGGGGCCCCCAGGGCCTGTGTCAAACAAAGCCACCAAG ATTTTGCGACAGTTTGAAGCTCTGACAGGTGGATCTTTGAACACTCCCAAGCAGGATACAGCAAACGGCAGCCACCAGGCTACAAGTAATCAGCCTCACACATCTTCATACTCAGACCCTTTACTACCGTCTTGCTCTGCTGACAGCACCAACCTCAACCATCATCAGCCTGACGTCGCACCCATAGATGCCACTCAGCTACCAGATCACCCATCTTCCCCTTCTAGTCTGACTTTGGCACAGAAACACTCAGCAGACCTGATGAATGACGATGATGAGGTGAAACTTTCTTCCATTCAGCCAGAGCCTATCAGGACTGCTGACGTTGCACTGGCTGTTGGTGATCCAGAGCTTACCAGAGACAGAGgttcctcccctctctgtgAGCCGCAGGGCGAGCAGCTCTGTCTAAGCAGAGTGTCTCTGTTCAGTGGAATGGAGCTGGTGACCAGGGGGAGGCCGCTGTgcgagagggaaagagaagcgTCCCAGACTGACACGGACAGAAAGGAGGATGGCTTAAAGCAGAATGCAGCTGTGTATAGGTCTGACGATGCAGAACATTcaactcatcctgtcaccagtAAAAACAGCAAGAGTTCTCCTTCATTTTGCAACTCGGCTGCATCCGATAGCAGCCAGCCAGTATCTGCCTTCTCATTTCTCAAATTTTGA
- the arsg gene encoding arylsulfatase G isoform X1: protein MAESLAPFLLTGMLLCGLLLHAVSLHGARVDNPSERPNFIIIVADDIGWGDLDANQPEARANNTPYLNLMAEQGLKLTDFHSPASTCSPSRAAILTGRYGLRNGVTHNFAVGSVAGLPLTEVTLPQLLQGAGYYTSMIGKWHLGHNGPYGPTHRGFDSYLGIPYSNDMGCTDIPGYNLPQCPPCDTSGPQVLRLKRSVHEGCYSQVGLPLIENRSIVEQPLDLWTLTERYKSAATRIIQNARERRQPYLLYMALAHMHVPLAPPLPPDTTTTANHPNDCTVYSASLREMDSLVGAVKSTSDDTDKNNTLIWFTGDNGPWEQKCQYAGSVGPFIGKWQTSRGGGSAKRTTWEGGHRVPTVAYWPGKIPANTTSSALLSGMDIFPTLLSLAGVKPPADRPYDGIDATNILLQGEHRGHEFLFHPNSGAAGRFGDLQTVRSGKHKAFYITGAAEACGGATGSQQLHDPPLIFDLERDKAEETPLDAGTPEYRAAAERIACGREELLWDIATDESVSAADYSTDKSAAPCCDPGRAVCRCHPPGQGRELAHRKRSTQM, encoded by the exons ATGGCAGAGTCTTTGGCCCCGTTTCTTCTGACTGGGATGCTGCTGTGTGGGCTGCTGCTCCACGCGGTGTCCCTACATGGAGCCAGGGTCGATAATCCCAGCGAGAGGCCCAATTTCATCATCATAGTTGCAGATGATATCGGCTGGGGTGACCTGGATGCTAACCAGCCTGAAGCGAGGGCAAACAACACGCCTTACCTCAACCTGATGGCAGAGCAAGGACTAAA atTAACAGACTTCCATTCCCCGGCCTCTACCTGCTCCCCATCCCGTGCCGCCATCCTGACAGGCCGCTACGGCCTAAGAAACGGAGTGACGCACAACTTCGCCGTGGGCTCTGTGGCCGGTCTTCCCCTCACTGAAGTCACGTTGCcccagctgctgcagggagcGGGATATTACACCAGCATGATCGGGAAATGGCATCTTGGCCACAACGGACCATACGGTCCAACTCACAGAG GTTTTGACTCCTACTTAGGTATTCCATACAGTAATGACATGGGCTGCACTGACATACCAGGATATAACCTGCCCCAGTGCCCCCCCTGTGACACATCTGGACCTCAAGTGCTCAG GTTGAAGAGAAGTGTGCATGAAGGCTGTTATTCCCAAGTGGGCCTTCCTCTGATCGAAAACCGCAGTATAGTGGAGCAGCCGCTCGATCTATGGACACTAACGGAGCGATACAAATCTGCTGCAACCAGGATTATACAAAATGCAAG GGAGCGACGGCAGCCCTATCTGCTATACATGGCTTTGGCTCACATGCACGTTCCGCTGGCTCCTCCACTCCCTCcggacaccaccaccaccgctaACCACCCGAATGACTGCACAGTGTACAGTGCCAGTCTGCGGGAGATGGACAGCCTGGTGGGGGCAGTAAAGAGCACTTCTGATGACACAGACAAGAACAACACGCTCATCTGGTTCACTG gTGACAATGGTCCTTGGGAACAGAAGTGCCAGTACGCAGGAAGTGTGGGACCTTTCATAGGGAAGTGGCAGACCAGCAGAG GTGGGGGCTCGGCTAAGCGGACCACCTGGGAGGGAGGTCACAGGGTGCCGACAGTGGCCTATTGGCCTGGAAAGATCCCTGCAAACACCACCAGCTCTGCCCTGCTCAG TGGGATGGACATCTTCCCAACTCTTCTGTCTCTGGCAGGGGTAAAACCTCCCGCAGACAGACCTTACGATGGCATCGATGCAACAAATATCCTCCTGCAAGGTGAACACAGAGGTCATGAG TTTCTTTTCCACCCTAACAGTGGCGCTGCGGGGAGGTTTGGTGACCTGCAGACGGTTCGATCAGGGAAACACAAAGCGTTCTACATCACAG GTGCAGCTGAGGCATGTGGGGGTGCAACAGGGAGCCAGCAGCTCCATGACCCACCATTGATATTTGACCTAGAGCGTGACAAGGCTGAGGAAACACCCCTGGACGCCGGGACACCTGAATACCGGGCGGCAGCAGAGAGGATCGCATGTGGGAGGGAGGAGCTGTTGTGGGACATAGCCACCGACGAGTCTGTTTCTGCAGCCGACTACAGCACTGACAAATCAGCAGCACCCTGCTGTGACCCGGGTCGGGCTGTCTGCCGCTGCCACCCGCCTGGCCAAGGACGGGAACTCGCTCACAGAAAGAGAAGCACACAGATGTGA